The Saccharothrix variisporea genome has a segment encoding these proteins:
- a CDS encoding ABC transporter permease: protein MKRPGVVLSWLVLAFVTACVVVPGLLTSTPPDRIDPLVMLEPPSFAHPFGTDQLGRDVFSRVVHGARMSVLVALAAATTSLVVGALVGLVSGLLGGWLDALLMRAVDVMLAFPALLSALAVIGILGSSPVNVAVAVAAAGIAPFCRVVRAQVLHVRARPFVAAATVSGVRPAAVLVRHIIPNAAGPVLTLALMSLGVALLASSSLSFLGFGPRPPEADWGSLASSGRDYVGTAWWLTAFPGVMVVCTTLAVTALHRAVGRR, encoded by the coding sequence GACGGCGTGCGTGGTCGTGCCCGGCCTGCTCACGTCCACGCCGCCCGACCGCATCGACCCGTTGGTGATGCTGGAGCCGCCGAGCTTCGCGCACCCGTTCGGGACCGACCAGCTGGGGCGGGACGTGTTCAGCCGGGTCGTGCACGGCGCCCGGATGTCCGTGCTGGTGGCGTTGGCGGCGGCGACGACCTCGCTGGTGGTGGGTGCGCTGGTCGGGCTCGTGTCGGGCCTGCTGGGCGGCTGGCTGGACGCCCTGCTGATGCGGGCGGTGGACGTCATGCTGGCGTTCCCGGCGCTGTTGTCGGCGTTGGCGGTGATCGGGATCCTGGGCAGTTCGCCGGTGAACGTGGCCGTGGCGGTCGCGGCAGCCGGGATCGCCCCGTTCTGCCGGGTGGTGCGGGCGCAGGTGCTGCACGTGCGGGCGCGGCCGTTCGTGGCGGCGGCGACGGTGAGCGGGGTGCGGCCGGCCGCCGTGCTGGTGCGGCACATCATCCCCAACGCCGCCGGGCCGGTGCTGACGTTGGCGCTGATGAGCCTCGGGGTGGCGCTGCTGGCGTCGTCCTCGCTGAGCTTCCTGGGCTTCGGGCCGCGCCCGCCGGAGGCCGACTGGGGCTCGCTGGCGTCCTCCGGGCGGGACTACGTGGGAACGGCGTGGTGGCTCACGGCGTTTCCCGGGGTGATGGTCGTGTGCACGACGCTGGCCGTGACCGCGCTGCACCGGGCGGTGGGGCGGCGGTGA
- a CDS encoding dipeptide ABC transporter ATP-binding protein, with the protein MSLLAVRGLRVSYGGVPALAGVDLTVAHGQTVAVVGESGSGKTTLARAVLGLLPASARVLGGSVGFGGRNLLDLGERGMRAVRGRSISLVPQDPTAALNPVVPVGAQVAEVLRVHGLASGRDARRRAVELLEVAGLPDAGARARQYPHELSGGMRQRVLIAAALAGGPELIVADEPTSALDPTVQRQVLDHLTELTRSSGTALVLITHDLGIAAERAEHVVVMAGGSVVEEGPPARVLDAPDHPVTRQLVADAPSLHSTRLRPSAATDEVLLDVRGLTKVFTGSRFGARRRRTTAVEDVAFTVARGETLALVGESGAGKSTVARLLVRLEDATAGRVLFDGADLAALRGAELRRFRRRVQLVFQDPFTCLDPRYTAFDLIAEPLRAFGLDASRARVHELAEQVALPVDLLARRPGELSGGQCQRVAIARAVAPGPDLLVCDEPASSLDISVQAQVLRLLVDLQASLGLSIVFISHDLAVVRQVADRVAVLQGGRVVETGPTDQVFAAPRHPHTRALLSAVPHTPRREPA; encoded by the coding sequence GTGAGCTTGTTGGCGGTGCGGGGGTTGCGGGTGTCCTACGGCGGGGTGCCGGCGTTGGCCGGGGTGGACCTGACCGTGGCGCACGGGCAGACCGTGGCCGTGGTCGGCGAGTCCGGGTCCGGCAAGACGACCCTCGCGCGGGCCGTGCTGGGCCTGCTGCCCGCTTCCGCACGGGTGCTCGGCGGATCGGTCGGGTTCGGCGGGCGGAACCTGCTGGACCTGGGCGAACGCGGGATGCGGGCGGTGCGGGGGCGGTCGATCTCGCTCGTGCCGCAGGACCCGACGGCCGCGCTGAACCCCGTCGTGCCGGTGGGCGCGCAGGTCGCCGAAGTGCTGCGTGTGCACGGCCTCGCGTCGGGCCGGGACGCGCGGCGGCGGGCGGTGGAACTGCTGGAGGTCGCCGGCCTGCCGGACGCGGGCGCGCGGGCGCGGCAGTACCCGCACGAGCTGTCCGGCGGGATGCGGCAGCGGGTCCTGATCGCGGCGGCGCTGGCCGGCGGGCCGGAGCTGATCGTGGCCGACGAGCCCACGTCCGCGCTGGACCCGACCGTGCAGCGGCAGGTGCTGGACCACCTGACCGAGCTGACCCGGTCGTCCGGGACGGCGTTGGTGCTGATCACGCACGACCTGGGCATCGCGGCCGAACGCGCCGAGCACGTCGTGGTGATGGCGGGCGGGTCGGTGGTCGAGGAAGGGCCGCCGGCGCGCGTGCTGGACGCCCCCGACCACCCCGTCACCCGGCAACTGGTGGCCGACGCACCCAGCCTGCACTCGACGCGACTACGGCCTTCCGCAGCGACCGACGAGGTGCTGCTCGACGTGCGGGGGCTGACGAAGGTCTTCACCGGGTCCCGCTTCGGGGCTCGTCGGCGGCGCACCACAGCCGTCGAGGACGTGGCGTTCACCGTGGCGCGGGGCGAGACGCTGGCGCTGGTGGGGGAGTCGGGGGCGGGGAAGTCGACCGTGGCCCGGCTCCTGGTGCGGCTGGAGGACGCCACCGCCGGCCGCGTCCTGTTCGACGGGGCGGACCTGGCCGCGTTGCGCGGTGCGGAGCTGAGGCGGTTCCGGCGGCGCGTGCAGCTGGTCTTCCAGGACCCGTTCACCTGCCTCGACCCCCGGTACACCGCTTTCGACCTGATCGCGGAACCGTTGCGCGCCTTCGGCCTGGACGCCTCCCGGGCCCGCGTGCACGAGTTGGCCGAGCAGGTCGCCCTGCCGGTGGACCTGCTGGCGCGGCGACCCGGCGAGCTGTCGGGCGGCCAGTGCCAGCGCGTCGCCATCGCGCGGGCGGTCGCTCCCGGCCCGGACCTGCTGGTGTGCGACGAACCCGCGTCCTCCCTGGACATCTCGGTGCAGGCGCAGGTGCTGCGGCTGCTGGTGGACCTCCAGGCCTCGCTCGGGCTGAGCATCGTGTTCATCTCGCACGACCTCGCCGTGGTGCGGCAGGTCGCCGACCGCGTGGCCGTGCTGCAAGGCGGTCGCGTGGTGGAAACCGGCCCGACCGACCAGGTCTTCGCGGCACCGCGGCACCCGCACACCCGTGCCCTGCTCTCCGCTGTACCCCACACACCCAGGAGGGAACCGGCATGA